A DNA window from Dunckerocampus dactyliophorus isolate RoL2022-P2 chromosome 17, RoL_Ddac_1.1, whole genome shotgun sequence contains the following coding sequences:
- the LOC129170321 gene encoding synaptic vesicle glycoprotein 2C-like isoform X2: MNETHNNRTSLVKGAKDIAKEAKRQAAKNFSKAVDRASDEYSTHRSYNRFQNEDEEDYNSYGQPGGQYDDNAANDEDGASSDATEGHDDEDEIYEGEYQGVPAHQDGKAQDGQVALGQPVGDGLKSHKELENERQADEEELAQQYELIMQECGHGRFQWQLFFVLGLALMSDGVEVFVVGFVLPSAETDMCVPNSGAGWLGSIVYLGMMFGAFFWGGLSDRLGRKQCLLISMSVNGFFAFLSSFVQGYSMFLFCRMLSGFGIGGAVPIVFSYFAEVLAREKRGEHLSWLCMFWMIGGIYASAMAWAIIPHYGWSFSMGSAYQFHSWRVFVVVCALPCVSAVVALTFMPESPRFFLQMGKHDEAWMVLKHIHDTNMRARGEPERVFTVNRIKIPKQLDELVEMPSESTHPVLKVLFKVKAELRGIWSTFMRCFDHPVKDNTKKLAVVWLTLSFGYYGLSVWFPDVIKHLQADEYASRVKIHNNERIEDFTFNFTLENQIHRNGVFLNDRFISMKFKAVSFINSSFLNCYFEDVSSVGSSFKNCTFVDSFFYNTDIDDAKLTNSRVINSSFHHNKTGCQMTFDDDYSAYWVYFVNFLGTLAVLPGNIVSALLMDKIGRLSMLGGSMVLSGISCFFLWFGTSESMMIFMLCLYNGLSISAWNSLDVVTTELYPTDRRGTGFGFCNAMCKLSAVLGNLIFGSLVGITKAIPILLASCVLVGGGLVGLRLPDTRPNVLM, from the exons ATGAATGAAACGCACAACAACAGGACTTCCCTGGTCAAAGGCGCCAAGGACATCGCCAAGGAGGCCAAGAGGCAAGCTGCCAAGAACTTCAGCAAGGCAGTGGACCGTGCCTCCGATGAATACTCAACCCATCGCAGCTACAATCGATTCCAGAACGAGGACGAGGAGGACTACAATTCCTACGGACAGCCCGGCGGTCAATACGACGACAATGCAGCCAACGACGAGGACGGGGCGTCCAGCGATGCCACTGAGGGCCACGATGACGAAGACGAGATCTACGAAGGGGAATACCAAGGTGTGCCCGCCCACCAGGACGGGAAGGCCCAGGACGGACAGGTGGCTCTGGGCCAGCCGGTCGGCGACGGCCTGAAGAGCCACAAGGAGCTGGAAAACGAGAGGCAGGCCGACGAGGAGGAGCTGGCGCAGCAATACGAGCTCATCATGCAGGAGTGCGGACACGGGAGGTTCCAGTGGCAGCTCTTCTTCGTGCTCGGCTTGGCGCTCATGTCAGACGGCGTGGAGGTGTTTGTGGTGGGATTCGTGCTGCCCAGCGCTGAGACCGACATGTGCGTCCCCAACTCCGGCGCTGGATGGCTCG GCAGCATCGTGTACCTGGGGATGATGTTTGGAGCCTTTTTTTGGGGTGGCCTGTCGGACAGGTTGGGCCGCAAACAGTGCCTCCTGATATCCATGTCGGTCAACGGCTTCTTCGCCTTCCTCTCCTCCTTCGTGCAAGGCTACAGCATGTTCCTTTTCTGCCGCATGCTCTCGGGATTCGG GATCGGCGGCGCGGTACCTATTGTCTTTTCGTACTTTGCCGAGGTACTTGCCCGGGAGAAGCGAGGCGAGCACCTGAGCTGGCTTTGCATGTTCTGGATGATCGGAGGGATCTACGCTTCGGCCATGGCGTGGGCCATCATCCCGCACTACG GTTGGAGTTTCAGCATGGGCTCCGCTTACCAGTTCCACAGCTGGCGAGTGTTTGTGGTGGTGTGTGCTCTGCCTTGCGTCTCAGCGGTGGTGGCCCTCACGTTCATGCCCGAAAGCCCTCGCTTCTTCTTACAG ATGGGCAAGCACGACGAGGCCTGGATGGTCCTCAAACACATCCACGACACCAACATGCGAGCTCGCGGAGAGCCCGAGAGAGTCTTCACC GTCAACCGCATAAAGATACCCAAGCAGTTGGACGAGCTGGTGGAGATGCCGAGCGAGTCGACCCACCCCGTGCTCAAAGTTCTCTTCAAAGTAAAGGCAGAACTGCGGGGG ATCTGGTCCACTTTCATGAGATGCTTCGACCACCCTGTGAAGGACAACACTAAGAAGCTGGCGGTGGTTTGGTTGACGCTCTCGTTCGG GTACTACGGGCTGTCCGTGTGGTTCCCCGACGTGATCAAGCACCTCCAGGCTGACGAGTACGCCTCCAGGGTGAAGATTCACAACAACGAACGCATCGAGGATTTCACCTTCAACTTCACGCTGGAGAACCAGATCCACAGAAACGGGGTGTTCCTCAACGACCG GTTTATCAGTATGAAATTCAAGGCCGTCTCTTTCATCAACTCCTCCTTCCTCAACTGCTACTTTGAGGACGTCTCCTCCGTGGGGTCCTCCTTCAAGAACTGCACCTTTGTCGACTCCTTCTTTTACAACACAG ATATTGACGATGCCAAGCTGACAAATTCGAGGGTGATCAACAGCTCTTTCCACCACAACAAGACCGGCTGTCAGATGACCTTTGATGACGACTACAGCGCCTACTGGGTCTACTTCGTCAACTTCCTGGGAACGCTGGCCGTGCTGCCCGGAAACATCGTCTCGGCCCTCCTCATGGACAAAATAGGGCGTCTCAGCATGTTAG GGGGCTCCATGGTGCTGTCAGGCATCAGCTGCTTCTTCCTGTGGTTCGGCACCAGCGAATCCATGATGATCTTCATGCTGTGCCTCTACAACGGCCTCAGCATCTCCGCCTGGAACTCCTTGGATGTGGTCACCACGGAGCTCTACCCCACAGACAGGAG AGGCACCGGCTTCGGCTTCTGCAACGCCATGTGCAAGCTGTCGGCCGTGCTGGGCAACCTGATCTTTGGCTCGCTGGTGGGCATCACCAAGGCCATCCCCATCCTGCTGGCGTCGTGCGTGTTGGTCGGCGGTGGCCTAGTGGGCCTGCGGCTGCCAGACACTCGGCCCAACGTCCTCATGTGA
- the LOC129170321 gene encoding synaptic vesicle glycoprotein 2C-like isoform X3: MNETHNNRTSLVKGAKDIAKEAKRQAAKNFSKAVDRASDEYSTHRSYNRFQNEDEEDYNSYGQPGGQYDDNAANDEDGASSDATEGHDDEDEIYEGEYQGVPAHQDGKAQDGQVALGQPVGDGLKSHKELENERQADEEELAQQYELIMQECGHGRFQWQLFFVLGLALMSDGVEVFVVGFVLPSAETDMCVPNSGAGWLGSIVYLGMMFGAFFWGGLSDRLGRKQCLLISMSVNGFFAFLSSFVQGYSMFLFCRMLSGFGIGGAVPIVFSYFAEVLAREKRGEHLSWLCMFWMIGGIYASAMAWAIIPHYGWSFSMGSAYQFHSWRVFVVVCALPCVSAVVALTFMPESPRFFLQMGKHDEAWMVLKHIHDTNMRARGEPERVFTVNRIKIPKQLDELVEMPSESTHPVLKVLFKVKAELRGIWSTFMRCFDHPVKDNTKKLAVVWLTLSFGYYGLSVWFPDVIKHLQADEYASRVKIHNNERIEDFTFNFTLENQIHRNGVFLNDRFISMKFKAVSFINSSFLNCYFEDVSSVGSSFKNCTFVDSFFYNTDIDDAKLTNSRVINSSFHHNKTGCQMTFDDDYSAYWVYFVNFLGTLAVLPGNIVSALLMDKIGRLSMLGGSMVLSGISCFFLWFGTSESMMIFMLCLYNGLSISAWNSLDVVTTELYPTDRRLCHRSQILGRKKQRLATTPGCTPSLAQSQLG; encoded by the exons ATGAATGAAACGCACAACAACAGGACTTCCCTGGTCAAAGGCGCCAAGGACATCGCCAAGGAGGCCAAGAGGCAAGCTGCCAAGAACTTCAGCAAGGCAGTGGACCGTGCCTCCGATGAATACTCAACCCATCGCAGCTACAATCGATTCCAGAACGAGGACGAGGAGGACTACAATTCCTACGGACAGCCCGGCGGTCAATACGACGACAATGCAGCCAACGACGAGGACGGGGCGTCCAGCGATGCCACTGAGGGCCACGATGACGAAGACGAGATCTACGAAGGGGAATACCAAGGTGTGCCCGCCCACCAGGACGGGAAGGCCCAGGACGGACAGGTGGCTCTGGGCCAGCCGGTCGGCGACGGCCTGAAGAGCCACAAGGAGCTGGAAAACGAGAGGCAGGCCGACGAGGAGGAGCTGGCGCAGCAATACGAGCTCATCATGCAGGAGTGCGGACACGGGAGGTTCCAGTGGCAGCTCTTCTTCGTGCTCGGCTTGGCGCTCATGTCAGACGGCGTGGAGGTGTTTGTGGTGGGATTCGTGCTGCCCAGCGCTGAGACCGACATGTGCGTCCCCAACTCCGGCGCTGGATGGCTCG GCAGCATCGTGTACCTGGGGATGATGTTTGGAGCCTTTTTTTGGGGTGGCCTGTCGGACAGGTTGGGCCGCAAACAGTGCCTCCTGATATCCATGTCGGTCAACGGCTTCTTCGCCTTCCTCTCCTCCTTCGTGCAAGGCTACAGCATGTTCCTTTTCTGCCGCATGCTCTCGGGATTCGG GATCGGCGGCGCGGTACCTATTGTCTTTTCGTACTTTGCCGAGGTACTTGCCCGGGAGAAGCGAGGCGAGCACCTGAGCTGGCTTTGCATGTTCTGGATGATCGGAGGGATCTACGCTTCGGCCATGGCGTGGGCCATCATCCCGCACTACG GTTGGAGTTTCAGCATGGGCTCCGCTTACCAGTTCCACAGCTGGCGAGTGTTTGTGGTGGTGTGTGCTCTGCCTTGCGTCTCAGCGGTGGTGGCCCTCACGTTCATGCCCGAAAGCCCTCGCTTCTTCTTACAG ATGGGCAAGCACGACGAGGCCTGGATGGTCCTCAAACACATCCACGACACCAACATGCGAGCTCGCGGAGAGCCCGAGAGAGTCTTCACC GTCAACCGCATAAAGATACCCAAGCAGTTGGACGAGCTGGTGGAGATGCCGAGCGAGTCGACCCACCCCGTGCTCAAAGTTCTCTTCAAAGTAAAGGCAGAACTGCGGGGG ATCTGGTCCACTTTCATGAGATGCTTCGACCACCCTGTGAAGGACAACACTAAGAAGCTGGCGGTGGTTTGGTTGACGCTCTCGTTCGG GTACTACGGGCTGTCCGTGTGGTTCCCCGACGTGATCAAGCACCTCCAGGCTGACGAGTACGCCTCCAGGGTGAAGATTCACAACAACGAACGCATCGAGGATTTCACCTTCAACTTCACGCTGGAGAACCAGATCCACAGAAACGGGGTGTTCCTCAACGACCG GTTTATCAGTATGAAATTCAAGGCCGTCTCTTTCATCAACTCCTCCTTCCTCAACTGCTACTTTGAGGACGTCTCCTCCGTGGGGTCCTCCTTCAAGAACTGCACCTTTGTCGACTCCTTCTTTTACAACACAG ATATTGACGATGCCAAGCTGACAAATTCGAGGGTGATCAACAGCTCTTTCCACCACAACAAGACCGGCTGTCAGATGACCTTTGATGACGACTACAGCGCCTACTGGGTCTACTTCGTCAACTTCCTGGGAACGCTGGCCGTGCTGCCCGGAAACATCGTCTCGGCCCTCCTCATGGACAAAATAGGGCGTCTCAGCATGTTAG GGGGCTCCATGGTGCTGTCAGGCATCAGCTGCTTCTTCCTGTGGTTCGGCACCAGCGAATCCATGATGATCTTCATGCTGTGCCTCTACAACGGCCTCAGCATCTCCGCCTGGAACTCCTTGGATGTGGTCACCACGGAGCTCTACCCCACAGACAGGAG ACTCTGTCATCGCTCACAAATACTCGGCAGGAAAAAGCAAaggctggcgaccactccagggtgtaccccgtctctcgcccaaagtcagctgggatag
- the LOC129170323 gene encoding proteinase-activated receptor 3, producing MGKYLFFLIFVLCLCATLQTKDTKKKSKQPKNTSEVLWPRTFKGHPVEQTRLSVNWTQTPGSPRSPPRLQLLSNSTAGYLDGPLSTKVIPTVYMLVIAVGVPANVAILSTLAAKVREVSSAIMYSSLAVSDLLLLVSLFFKAHYHLHGNHWVLGEAACRAVTACFYGNLYCSAHTLACISIQRYLAVGHPFMYKRLPKRYYAAWTTFTVWGVFGAAVLPELLVQQSFWIPELGRTTCHDVLPLDLSSHVFLLYYNLFLTLVGLLGPLGVTVLCYGRVMCELQRSHLDWAAYMKASSLVFVIFLVCFTPAGVVRFLHYVQLFVDGTEGSYIFFNVAVCLCCVHACLDPFLFLLMSRSAGSRLYYDASKPTSLSVSS from the exons ATggggaaatatttatttttcctgattTTTGTCCTCTGCCTGTGTGCTACGCTCCAGACCAAAG acacaaaaaaaaaatccaaacagcCTAAGAACACCTCAGAGGTCCTGTGGCCCAGAACCTTCAAAGGCCACCCAGTCGAGCAAACCCGACTCTCTGTGAACTGGACCCAAACCCCCGGTTCACCGCGCTCCCCTCCGAGGCTGCAGTTGCTAAGCAACAGCACAGCAGGGTACCTGGATGGCCCCCTAAGCACCAAGGTCATCCCCACTGTTTACATGCTGGTCATCGCTGTCGGGGTCCCCGCCAACGTCGCCATCCTGAGCACGCTGGCCGCCAAGGTACGAGAAGTGTCGTCAGCCATCATGTACAGCAGCCTGGCCGTTTcagacctcctcctcctcgtctcgCTCTTCTTCAAGGCCCACTATCATCTCCATGGAAACCACTGGGTGCTGGGAGAGGCGGCCTGTCGGGCGGTGACAGCTTGTTTCTATGGCAACCTCTACTGTTCCGCACACACGCTGGCCTGCATCAGCATCCAGCGCTATCTGGCCGTGGGGCACCCATTTATGTACAAGCGTCTCCCCAAAAGGTACTACGCCGCCTGGACCACCTTCACCGTGTGGGGGGTGTTTGGCGCCGCAGTCCTCCCCGAGCTGCTGGTCCAGCAGAGCTTTTGGATCCCCGAGCTGGGCCGCACAACCTGCCACGACGTGCTGCCCCTGGATCTCAGCTCCCACGTCTTCCTGCTCTACTACAACCTCTTCCTCACCCTCGTAGGCCTCCTGGGACCGCTCGGGGTGACGGTTCTGTGCTACGGTCGCGTCATGTGTGAGCTGCAACGCTCGCACCTGGACTGGGCCGCCTACATGAAGGCCAGCTCTCTGGTGTTCGTCATCTTCCTGGTGTGCTTCACCCCAGCTGGGGTGGTGCGCTTCCTCCACTACGTGCAGCTCTTTGTGGACGGGACAGAGGGTTCCTACATCTTCTTCAACGTGGCCGTGTGCCTGTGCTGCGTGCATGCCTGCCTGGAtcccttcctcttcctcctcatgtCTAGATCTGCGGGATCCAGATTGTACTACGACGCGTCCAAGCCCACAAGCCTGAGCGTGTCTTCTTAA
- the LOC129170321 gene encoding synaptic vesicle glycoprotein 2C-like isoform X1 produces the protein MNETHNNRTSLVKGAKDIAKEAKRQAAKNFSKAVDRASDEYSTHRSYNRFQNEDEEDYNSYGQPGGQYDDNAANDEDGASSDATEGHDDEDEIYEGEYQGVPAHQDGKAQDGQVALGQPVGDGLKSHKELENERQADEEELAQQYELIMQECGHGRFQWQLFFVLGLALMSDGVEVFVVGFVLPSAETDMCVPNSGAGWLGSIVYLGMMFGAFFWGGLSDRLGRKQCLLISMSVNGFFAFLSSFVQGYSMFLFCRMLSGFGIGGAVPIVFSYFAEVLAREKRGEHLSWLCMFWMIGGIYASAMAWAIIPHYGWSFSMGSAYQFHSWRVFVVVCALPCVSAVVALTFMPESPRFFLQMGKHDEAWMVLKHIHDTNMRARGEPERVFTVNRIKIPKQLDELVEMPSESTHPVLKVLFKVKAELRGIWSTFMRCFDHPVKDNTKKLAVVWLTLSFGYYGLSVWFPDVIKHLQADEYASRVKIHNNERIEDFTFNFTLENQIHRNGVFLNDRFISMKFKAVSFINSSFLNCYFEDVSSVGSSFKNCTFVDSFFYNTDIDDAKLTNSRVINSSFHHNKTGCQMTFDDDYSAYWVYFVNFLGTLAVLPGNIVSALLMDKIGRLSMLGGSMVLSGISCFFLWFGTSESMMIFMLCLYNGLSISAWNSLDVVTTELYPTDRRWVGPSCVKYHYHFIRGTGFGFCNAMCKLSAVLGNLIFGSLVGITKAIPILLASCVLVGGGLVGLRLPDTRPNVLM, from the exons ATGAATGAAACGCACAACAACAGGACTTCCCTGGTCAAAGGCGCCAAGGACATCGCCAAGGAGGCCAAGAGGCAAGCTGCCAAGAACTTCAGCAAGGCAGTGGACCGTGCCTCCGATGAATACTCAACCCATCGCAGCTACAATCGATTCCAGAACGAGGACGAGGAGGACTACAATTCCTACGGACAGCCCGGCGGTCAATACGACGACAATGCAGCCAACGACGAGGACGGGGCGTCCAGCGATGCCACTGAGGGCCACGATGACGAAGACGAGATCTACGAAGGGGAATACCAAGGTGTGCCCGCCCACCAGGACGGGAAGGCCCAGGACGGACAGGTGGCTCTGGGCCAGCCGGTCGGCGACGGCCTGAAGAGCCACAAGGAGCTGGAAAACGAGAGGCAGGCCGACGAGGAGGAGCTGGCGCAGCAATACGAGCTCATCATGCAGGAGTGCGGACACGGGAGGTTCCAGTGGCAGCTCTTCTTCGTGCTCGGCTTGGCGCTCATGTCAGACGGCGTGGAGGTGTTTGTGGTGGGATTCGTGCTGCCCAGCGCTGAGACCGACATGTGCGTCCCCAACTCCGGCGCTGGATGGCTCG GCAGCATCGTGTACCTGGGGATGATGTTTGGAGCCTTTTTTTGGGGTGGCCTGTCGGACAGGTTGGGCCGCAAACAGTGCCTCCTGATATCCATGTCGGTCAACGGCTTCTTCGCCTTCCTCTCCTCCTTCGTGCAAGGCTACAGCATGTTCCTTTTCTGCCGCATGCTCTCGGGATTCGG GATCGGCGGCGCGGTACCTATTGTCTTTTCGTACTTTGCCGAGGTACTTGCCCGGGAGAAGCGAGGCGAGCACCTGAGCTGGCTTTGCATGTTCTGGATGATCGGAGGGATCTACGCTTCGGCCATGGCGTGGGCCATCATCCCGCACTACG GTTGGAGTTTCAGCATGGGCTCCGCTTACCAGTTCCACAGCTGGCGAGTGTTTGTGGTGGTGTGTGCTCTGCCTTGCGTCTCAGCGGTGGTGGCCCTCACGTTCATGCCCGAAAGCCCTCGCTTCTTCTTACAG ATGGGCAAGCACGACGAGGCCTGGATGGTCCTCAAACACATCCACGACACCAACATGCGAGCTCGCGGAGAGCCCGAGAGAGTCTTCACC GTCAACCGCATAAAGATACCCAAGCAGTTGGACGAGCTGGTGGAGATGCCGAGCGAGTCGACCCACCCCGTGCTCAAAGTTCTCTTCAAAGTAAAGGCAGAACTGCGGGGG ATCTGGTCCACTTTCATGAGATGCTTCGACCACCCTGTGAAGGACAACACTAAGAAGCTGGCGGTGGTTTGGTTGACGCTCTCGTTCGG GTACTACGGGCTGTCCGTGTGGTTCCCCGACGTGATCAAGCACCTCCAGGCTGACGAGTACGCCTCCAGGGTGAAGATTCACAACAACGAACGCATCGAGGATTTCACCTTCAACTTCACGCTGGAGAACCAGATCCACAGAAACGGGGTGTTCCTCAACGACCG GTTTATCAGTATGAAATTCAAGGCCGTCTCTTTCATCAACTCCTCCTTCCTCAACTGCTACTTTGAGGACGTCTCCTCCGTGGGGTCCTCCTTCAAGAACTGCACCTTTGTCGACTCCTTCTTTTACAACACAG ATATTGACGATGCCAAGCTGACAAATTCGAGGGTGATCAACAGCTCTTTCCACCACAACAAGACCGGCTGTCAGATGACCTTTGATGACGACTACAGCGCCTACTGGGTCTACTTCGTCAACTTCCTGGGAACGCTGGCCGTGCTGCCCGGAAACATCGTCTCGGCCCTCCTCATGGACAAAATAGGGCGTCTCAGCATGTTAG GGGGCTCCATGGTGCTGTCAGGCATCAGCTGCTTCTTCCTGTGGTTCGGCACCAGCGAATCCATGATGATCTTCATGCTGTGCCTCTACAACGGCCTCAGCATCTCCGCCTGGAACTCCTTGGATGTGGTCACCACGGAGCTCTACCCCACAGACAGGAGGTGGGTCGGGCCCAGTTgtgtgaaataccactaccacttcattag AGGCACCGGCTTCGGCTTCTGCAACGCCATGTGCAAGCTGTCGGCCGTGCTGGGCAACCTGATCTTTGGCTCGCTGGTGGGCATCACCAAGGCCATCCCCATCCTGCTGGCGTCGTGCGTGTTGGTCGGCGGTGGCCTAGTGGGCCTGCGGCTGCCAGACACTCGGCCCAACGTCCTCATGTGA